A region from the Chlamydiales bacterium genome encodes:
- a CDS encoding M48 family metalloprotease, which translates to MLRKVLIPLLAAALALSGCSSNPVTGKSELMLMSEGQEIQLGEQYYLLMQQAEGGDYITDPEVQKYVDGIGQKLARVSDRPKLPYEFVVLNNSVPNAWSLPGGKIAINRGLLQELKSEGELAAVLGHEIVHSAARHTAQRMQRGMLLETGMIGLSQLLEGHQYEDLLMQGAGLGAGLIFFKYSREDEREADFYGIKYMVAAGYDPQCAVELQKTFVRLSHERGQRGWADGLFASHPPSEERVENNTIAAARYPAGGKVEAKEYEKVMARLKRDKPAYEALDKGYLALVKGNAREALSSAEEGIRIEPKEAHLFNLKGKAELKLAKKSEAMSSFNRAIDLNPNYFDFYLQRGLLKYQQELFDKAEEDLKKSIDLLPTAEAHNALGNIALRRGNKQEALDHFRIAESSPSIAGTEARRSAQKLDKELDKELQSGIKSRTSLPQVNVEVELSASGHLNFYIENRSSQNYPELLIELTFYGENQRELGRERVRLIEPLKARQKIFFPSSFLAPKGTLNINALAIK; encoded by the coding sequence ATGTTACGAAAAGTTTTAATCCCTCTTCTTGCTGCTGCACTGGCCCTATCGGGCTGTAGTTCCAACCCCGTAACGGGCAAGTCGGAGCTCATGCTGATGTCCGAGGGGCAGGAGATCCAGCTCGGCGAGCAGTACTACCTCTTGATGCAGCAGGCCGAAGGAGGCGATTACATAACCGACCCCGAAGTGCAAAAATATGTGGATGGCATTGGGCAGAAGCTCGCAAGGGTGAGCGATAGACCCAAGCTCCCCTACGAATTCGTCGTCTTGAATAATTCGGTTCCTAACGCCTGGTCTCTGCCCGGAGGCAAGATCGCAATCAACCGCGGCCTCCTGCAAGAGCTTAAGAGCGAAGGAGAGCTCGCTGCAGTTTTGGGGCATGAGATCGTCCATAGCGCTGCACGCCACACTGCTCAGAGAATGCAGAGAGGCATGCTGCTGGAAACTGGGATGATCGGCCTTTCGCAGCTTCTAGAGGGACACCAGTATGAAGACCTTCTGATGCAAGGAGCGGGTTTGGGAGCTGGCCTCATCTTCTTTAAATATAGCCGCGAAGATGAGAGAGAAGCCGACTTCTATGGCATTAAGTACATGGTTGCTGCAGGTTACGATCCTCAGTGCGCGGTAGAGCTACAAAAGACCTTCGTGCGCCTATCTCATGAAAGAGGTCAGAGGGGCTGGGCCGATGGACTCTTCGCCTCTCACCCCCCTTCCGAAGAGCGGGTCGAGAATAACACCATCGCAGCTGCACGCTATCCAGCTGGTGGCAAAGTCGAGGCAAAAGAGTATGAAAAAGTGATGGCCCGGCTGAAACGAGACAAGCCCGCCTATGAGGCCTTGGATAAGGGGTATCTTGCACTAGTGAAGGGAAATGCGAGGGAGGCCTTATCGAGCGCCGAAGAGGGAATCCGCATCGAGCCGAAAGAGGCACACCTCTTCAACTTGAAGGGAAAGGCGGAACTGAAGCTTGCAAAAAAGAGCGAGGCGATGAGCTCGTTTAACCGCGCAATTGACCTCAATCCCAACTACTTCGACTTCTACCTCCAGAGAGGTCTTTTAAAGTATCAGCAAGAGCTCTTCGACAAGGCGGAGGAGGACTTAAAAAAGAGCATCGACCTCCTTCCGACGGCTGAGGCGCATAACGCCTTGGGTAACATCGCTTTACGCCGCGGAAACAAACAGGAGGCGCTGGACCACTTCAGAATCGCAGAGAGCTCTCCCAGCATAGCGGGAACAGAAGCTAGAAGAAGCGCCCAGAAGCTAGACAAGGAGCTAGACAAGGAGCTGCAAAGCGGCATAAAAAGTCGCACCTCCCTCCCCCAAGTGAATGTCGAGGTCGAGCTCTCCGCCTCTGGCCACCTAAACTTCTATATAGAAAACCGCTCTTCTCAGAACTACCCCGAGCTCCTCATCGAGCTCACTTTTTATGGGGAAAACCAGCGTGAACTTGGCAGAGAGAGGGTCCGGCTGATAGAGCCCCTTAAAGCCAGACAGAAGATCTTCTTCCCCTCCTCATTTCTAGCCCCTAAAGGAACGTTGAATATCAACGCCTTAGCAATTAAATAA
- the ispG gene encoding (E)-4-hydroxy-3-methylbut-2-enyl-diphosphate synthase: protein MKYNEHIFETKRWKTREVKVGKVGVGGDNTIRLQSMTTSNTRDVEATVEQIIRLADIGCEIARVTVQGMKEADACEGIKNGLLKRGYDIPLVADIHFYPPAAMRVVDFVDKVRINPGNFVDKRATFKTLEYDDASYREEIEKIQEGFLPLVEKCKRLKRSMRIGTNHGSLSDRIMNRYGDTAFGMVESALEFTRVCRMVDYHEIIFSMKASNPLVMMQAYRLLAAEMIKLGWDYPLHLGVTEAGEGEDGRVKSAVGIGALLLDGLGDTIRVSLTEDPWEEIDPCKRLKGFFEQYRGQGVAPFEEKHRTVKNIVRRKTLLREDAPLHRDGTVILKMRAEELLAKELFTDLACKVQLGLVTRTLATPDALLIDELPGDERYLQVVQKLKMAGIGILSRSKGIPGVQIVEDLQKAAPGSAVIVTTDREEEWERLVQLKPAFILFAPKRSRLHEGRRFFEWMQEKGIETPVLLYFSYDCDPHDLVIHAPAECGALLADGLGEGIVLDTPHESSFIRGLSFNILQAVRMRTSKTEFISCPGCGRTLFELQAVTKRIREKTSHLPGVKIAIMGCIVNGPGEMADADFGYVGSKKGKIDLYVGKTCVERDIDFANADERLIDLIKAHGRWVEPESTTSEVETSAAKNL, encoded by the coding sequence ATGAAATACAATGAACACATTTTTGAAACAAAGCGCTGGAAGACGCGCGAAGTGAAGGTGGGAAAGGTTGGCGTGGGCGGCGATAATACGATTCGCCTCCAGTCGATGACCACTTCAAATACGCGCGATGTTGAAGCGACAGTTGAACAGATCATTCGCCTTGCAGATATCGGGTGCGAGATTGCGCGCGTAACTGTGCAGGGGATGAAAGAGGCCGACGCTTGCGAGGGGATTAAAAATGGCCTTCTAAAGCGCGGCTACGACATTCCGCTTGTTGCCGACATCCACTTCTATCCACCTGCCGCAATGCGTGTCGTCGACTTTGTCGATAAGGTGCGCATCAATCCTGGCAACTTTGTCGACAAGCGCGCCACTTTTAAAACTCTCGAGTATGACGACGCCTCCTATCGCGAAGAGATCGAAAAGATCCAAGAGGGCTTTCTTCCACTCGTTGAAAAGTGCAAACGCTTAAAACGCTCAATGCGCATCGGAACCAACCATGGTTCGCTCTCAGACCGCATCATGAATCGCTACGGAGATACCGCCTTTGGGATGGTAGAGTCGGCGCTGGAATTTACGCGCGTCTGCCGCATGGTGGACTATCATGAGATCATCTTTTCGATGAAGGCGAGCAACCCGCTTGTGATGATGCAGGCCTACCGCCTTCTCGCTGCGGAGATGATAAAACTAGGATGGGACTATCCTCTACATTTAGGAGTAACGGAGGCTGGAGAGGGTGAAGATGGCAGGGTGAAATCTGCAGTTGGCATTGGAGCTCTTCTTCTAGATGGGCTCGGCGATACGATCCGCGTCTCTCTAACCGAAGATCCTTGGGAAGAGATCGACCCTTGCAAACGGCTGAAAGGATTTTTTGAGCAGTACAGAGGCCAAGGTGTAGCTCCATTTGAAGAGAAGCACCGTACTGTGAAAAATATCGTTCGCCGCAAGACTCTTTTGCGCGAAGATGCTCCACTCCACCGCGACGGCACCGTTATCCTTAAAATGAGAGCGGAAGAGCTTCTTGCAAAAGAGCTCTTTACAGATCTAGCCTGCAAGGTGCAGCTCGGTCTTGTTACGCGGACGCTTGCCACTCCTGATGCGCTCTTGATAGACGAGCTTCCCGGAGATGAGAGGTATCTGCAAGTAGTTCAGAAGTTAAAAATGGCCGGCATCGGCATCCTCTCGCGCTCGAAGGGTATTCCTGGCGTACAGATAGTAGAAGATTTACAGAAAGCGGCTCCTGGTTCTGCTGTAATTGTGACTACAGACCGAGAAGAGGAGTGGGAGCGCCTGGTGCAACTAAAACCAGCTTTCATTCTTTTTGCACCGAAGCGCTCTCGGCTGCATGAGGGGAGAAGATTTTTTGAGTGGATGCAGGAGAAGGGGATTGAGACGCCCGTGCTACTCTACTTTTCTTATGATTGCGATCCACACGATCTTGTTATCCATGCTCCAGCAGAATGTGGAGCTCTTCTCGCAGATGGCCTTGGTGAGGGGATCGTATTAGATACACCGCATGAGAGTAGTTTCATCAGAGGTCTTAGCTTTAACATTCTTCAAGCTGTCAGAATGCGGACCTCTAAAACTGAGTTTATCTCTTGTCCGGGCTGCGGCCGCACCCTGTTTGAACTGCAAGCCGTGACAAAACGCATCCGCGAGAAGACCTCGCACCTTCCAGGCGTTAAGATCGCCATCATGGGGTGTATCGTCAATGGACCTGGAGAGATGGCGGACGCCGACTTTGGATATGTAGGATCCAAAAAAGGGAAGATCGATCTCTACGTAGGAAAGACCTGCGTTGAAAGAGATATCGACTTTGCAAACGCAGATGAGAGGCTCATCGATCTCATTAAAGCGCACGGAAGATGGGTAGAACCGGAGAGCACAACCAGTGAAGTTGAAACATCAGCAGCCAAAAACTTATAA
- a CDS encoding amino acid permease — MLNVSIMASLRNLPLVAEYGLSIIFFFAVVALFFLVPCALVSAELATGWPKSGGIYIWIREALGDRWGFFGIWMQWVHNVAWYPVILSFVAATFAYIVSPSLAHNKVYVLSVILGCFWGMTLLNYLGIRTSSLFSTLGVILGTIAPGIFIIGLGLTWLMGDQPAQIKFNAESLIPDLSSLGNLVFLAGLFLAFAGLEVTAAFAGEVEKPQKNYPRAILLSAIITFALFLLGSLAIATVIPKEQISLVAGLMDAFKVFFESYKLGWILPGIGALLILGAIAEVNSWIVGPVKGLHATSIHGNLPPFFQNQNSHGTPTHLLLFQAIIVSITSCAFLFMPSLSSSYWLLSALSAQSYLVMYVLMFIAAIRLRYSKPHVPRVYEIPWKTKGMWFFASIGILASLFAIFLAFVPPSQLDVGSLFFYEGFLIVGLLVMIAIPLIIYQFRKPHWVRKG; from the coding sequence ATGCTAAACGTCTCTATTATGGCCAGCCTTAGAAATCTGCCTCTCGTTGCAGAATATGGTCTGAGCATTATCTTCTTCTTCGCAGTTGTCGCTCTCTTCTTTTTAGTTCCCTGCGCGCTTGTCTCTGCAGAACTTGCAACTGGCTGGCCTAAAAGCGGCGGTATCTACATATGGATTAGAGAAGCATTAGGCGACCGCTGGGGCTTTTTTGGAATCTGGATGCAGTGGGTGCACAACGTCGCATGGTATCCGGTTATCCTCTCCTTCGTCGCTGCTACATTTGCCTATATTGTCAGCCCCTCACTCGCTCACAATAAAGTATACGTCCTCTCAGTAATACTTGGATGTTTCTGGGGAATGACTCTACTAAACTATCTCGGAATACGCACATCGAGTCTTTTTAGCACTCTTGGCGTAATCCTCGGCACGATTGCACCTGGAATTTTCATCATCGGCCTTGGATTAACCTGGCTGATGGGTGATCAGCCAGCACAGATCAAATTCAATGCTGAATCTCTTATTCCCGACCTCTCTAGTCTCGGAAATCTCGTCTTTCTTGCAGGGCTTTTTCTTGCTTTTGCGGGACTTGAAGTGACCGCAGCTTTTGCGGGTGAGGTAGAAAAACCTCAAAAAAACTACCCTCGCGCTATCCTCCTCTCTGCTATTATTACTTTTGCTCTCTTTCTACTGGGCTCTCTTGCAATCGCAACAGTAATCCCAAAGGAGCAGATTAGTCTTGTAGCAGGGCTTATGGATGCATTTAAGGTCTTCTTCGAGTCGTATAAACTCGGATGGATCCTTCCTGGTATTGGCGCTCTTCTAATTCTCGGAGCTATAGCGGAGGTAAACTCATGGATAGTAGGCCCGGTAAAAGGACTTCATGCAACCTCCATACACGGAAATCTACCTCCCTTCTTTCAGAATCAAAACAGCCATGGAACTCCGACTCACCTCCTTCTATTTCAGGCGATCATCGTCAGCATCACCTCTTGCGCCTTTTTGTTTATGCCTTCGCTTAGCAGCTCCTACTGGCTGCTCAGCGCTCTCAGCGCGCAAAGCTATCTGGTGATGTATGTGCTGATGTTTATCGCAGCTATCCGCTTGCGCTACTCTAAGCCGCACGTTCCGCGGGTCTACGAAATTCCATGGAAAACAAAGGGAATGTGGTTTTTTGCCTCGATTGGAATTCTCGCTAGCCTCTTTGCGATCTTCCTCGCATTCGTGCCACCCTCTCAGCTAGATGTGGGAAGCCTCTTCTTTTATGAGGGCTTTCTTATCGTAGGACTTCTGGTCATGATCGCTATTCCCCTGATCATCTACCAGTTCCGCAAGCCTCACTGGGTGCGTAAAGGTTAG
- a CDS encoding nitroreductase family protein, translated as MNRDKLSPEILANRKTDYPIDPLIQNRWSPRSMTGEELSDEELLPLFEAARWAPSSYNNQPWRFLYAKRNTPSWELFYNILGDFNKSWTKNAAALVVVISRVNFEHNNKPSVTHSFDAGAAWMSLALEGTSRGLVTHGMEGFDYEKARKDLEVPAGFEVLAMLAIGKRAPKEKLPPALQEREAPGPRKPFKERILEGKFRFSS; from the coding sequence ATGAATAGAGATAAACTGAGTCCTGAGATTTTAGCAAACCGTAAGACCGATTACCCTATAGATCCTCTGATTCAGAACCGCTGGTCGCCAAGATCAATGACTGGTGAAGAGCTCAGTGATGAAGAGCTACTGCCTCTCTTTGAAGCTGCGCGCTGGGCCCCCTCTTCTTACAATAATCAGCCCTGGCGTTTCCTATACGCTAAGCGCAACACTCCATCCTGGGAGCTCTTCTACAACATCCTAGGGGACTTCAACAAATCGTGGACTAAAAACGCGGCAGCTCTCGTGGTTGTTATCTCGAGAGTCAACTTCGAGCACAATAATAAGCCTTCAGTGACTCATAGCTTCGATGCAGGGGCTGCTTGGATGAGCCTTGCACTTGAGGGTACAAGCCGCGGCCTAGTTACACATGGCATGGAGGGTTTCGACTATGAAAAGGCCAGAAAAGACCTAGAAGTGCCAGCCGGCTTTGAAGTGTTAGCTATGTTAGCCATCGGCAAGCGTGCGCCTAAAGAGAAGCTCCCTCCCGCGCTTCAAGAGCGCGAGGCGCCAGGGCCGCGTAAGCCATTCAAAGAGAGAATCTTAGAAGGAAAGTTCCGCTTCTCCTCCTAA
- a CDS encoding histidine phosphatase family protein, whose amino-acid sequence MKEEKKQATLYLVRHGETDWNAEGRIQGRVDRHLNEKGRQQARQVGELLSSMRADAIYASTLSRARQTAEIIASFQNCSLAYDPDLQEAAYGSLEGMLTTEFRAHFKEALEKSQALHADHFHHFKVVPDAESRAEILKRVLPSLQRIALAHPGQTVFVVTHGFVMRAIAGHLYKIDDREIHVPNLGIMVLEGSSQLRASSSASIDLGAFSVQSSASTTQAAGGNAALQSKSHPA is encoded by the coding sequence ATGAAAGAAGAAAAAAAACAAGCAACTCTCTATCTCGTAAGACATGGCGAAACGGATTGGAATGCTGAAGGCAGAATTCAAGGCCGCGTCGACCGCCACCTAAATGAGAAGGGGAGGCAGCAAGCTCGCCAGGTTGGAGAGCTTTTATCTAGCATGCGCGCAGATGCGATCTACGCATCGACTCTTAGCCGCGCTCGCCAGACGGCTGAGATCATCGCCTCCTTTCAAAACTGCTCCCTTGCATACGACCCCGATCTTCAAGAGGCGGCCTACGGCTCTCTTGAAGGGATGCTCACGACTGAGTTTAGAGCTCACTTCAAAGAGGCCCTCGAAAAGAGCCAGGCTCTCCACGCAGATCACTTTCACCATTTTAAGGTGGTACCTGACGCTGAAAGCCGCGCTGAAATTCTCAAGCGCGTGCTTCCTTCGCTTCAGCGCATCGCGCTGGCGCATCCGGGTCAGACTGTTTTTGTGGTAACTCACGGGTTTGTTATGCGAGCGATCGCGGGGCATCTCTACAAAATAGATGACCGAGAGATCCATGTGCCAAACTTGGGAATTATGGTGCTAGAAGGGTCGTCTCAGCTGCGCGCAAGTAGCTCAGCTTCGATCGATCTCGGAGCATTTTCAGTGCAATCGAGTGCGTCTACGACCCAAGCAGCAGGTGGAAACGCTGCTCTCCAATCGAAATCCCACCCTGCGTGA
- a CDS encoding TMEM14 family protein, with amino-acid sequence MFILIVYAILIIAGGIVGYASAGSKLSLIMGCGFGLMLLGSAFALYKKKKAATWIAIALILLLDAFFSYRYAQTHKFLPSGLLSLISLGVLLFFVLQTKKSESKR; translated from the coding sequence ATGTTTATTCTTATAGTTTATGCGATTTTGATCATTGCAGGGGGAATTGTCGGCTACGCCTCTGCTGGCAGTAAACTCTCTTTAATTATGGGGTGCGGATTTGGGCTTATGCTCCTTGGCAGCGCCTTTGCTTTATATAAGAAAAAGAAGGCGGCCACCTGGATCGCAATCGCTCTTATCCTTCTTTTGGACGCTTTTTTCTCCTATCGTTACGCTCAAACACACAAATTTCTCCCTTCTGGACTGCTAAGCCTGATCAGTTTAGGGGTCTTACTCTTCTTTGTTCTACAGACCAAAAAGAGCGAATCTAAGAGATAA
- a CDS encoding threonylcarbamoyl-AMP synthase → MITLLLSPDQVEVAASLLKEEEIVAFPTETVYGLGARIYSEDALKKIFAAKNRPADNPLIIHVASLQQIEEIAEEIPQIFYRLAEAFFPGPLTVILKKRRHLSSILSAGLETIAIRMPSHPIAKALIEMVGEPIAAPSANLSGRPSATSHLHVLEDFEGRIAAVINGGSSDLGIESTVVNLVSEGPLLMRPGSITREEIERVLEMPVELCLHIKNGKTPSPGMKYRHYAPKAPIHLYTSEKDIQEHLASAPAKKRMLLARNRVDETKNLPFFPLTAKALYETLRLSDREGYQEILVYCDKEIQSSAGLMNRLHHATLQDK, encoded by the coding sequence ATGATTACACTCCTTCTATCCCCAGATCAGGTTGAGGTTGCTGCCTCTCTATTAAAAGAGGAAGAGATCGTGGCTTTTCCTACTGAGACGGTCTATGGTCTCGGAGCAAGGATCTATTCTGAAGATGCTTTGAAAAAGATCTTCGCAGCAAAAAATAGGCCGGCTGATAACCCTCTAATCATTCACGTGGCGTCGCTGCAGCAGATCGAGGAGATTGCAGAGGAGATCCCTCAGATTTTTTACCGTCTTGCAGAGGCTTTTTTTCCAGGTCCACTTACTGTGATTTTAAAGAAGAGGAGACACCTCTCTTCCATTTTATCTGCAGGCCTCGAGACTATTGCCATTCGCATGCCTTCGCATCCTATCGCTAAAGCGCTGATCGAAATGGTGGGAGAGCCTATTGCGGCCCCCTCTGCAAATCTATCGGGTAGACCAAGTGCGACCTCACACCTACACGTCTTAGAAGATTTCGAGGGGAGAATTGCTGCAGTTATCAATGGAGGGAGTTCAGATCTGGGGATCGAATCCACAGTAGTCAATCTTGTTTCCGAGGGGCCGCTGCTGATGCGACCAGGTTCGATCACAAGGGAGGAGATTGAGAGAGTTCTTGAAATGCCAGTAGAGCTCTGCTTGCATATTAAAAATGGCAAAACTCCCTCTCCGGGCATGAAGTATAGACACTACGCTCCAAAGGCACCCATCCACCTATACACGTCGGAGAAAGATATCCAGGAGCATCTAGCCAGTGCGCCCGCAAAAAAACGCATGTTACTTGCACGCAATAGAGTTGATGAGACAAAAAATCTTCCATTCTTTCCGCTTACAGCAAAAGCTCTTTACGAGACGCTGCGCCTTTCTGATCGCGAGGGCTATCAGGAGATTCTCGTCTATTGCGACAAGGAGATTCAGAGCAGCGCAGGCCTCATGAATCGCCTCCACCATGCCACTCTCCAAGACAAATAA
- a CDS encoding tyrosine transporter produces MQVIKSFGHLFGGTLLVTGTSLGVGMLALPVATAAGGFLPSLFIYLICWLFMLGTGLLILEACIWMPKDANLITLSHHLLGRGGKVACWILYLFLFFCLMVAHLAGGGSVLTQLSANSITSWKSIILYLILFSPVVYLGTRWVDRLNLLLMAGAILTFLIFVGTSLSHVEMEKLMPMNWGKAWGALPIVFTAFGYQSLIPTLVTYMDRDIKKVRWAIIVGSSLPFLIYVIWEMLILGIIPLEGPGGLKEALALGQNAVHPLGAFVKNPTLITIGQAFAFFVLTTSYMGIAIAFVDFLADGLKVPNKGWNKVGICAIIFILPTLIALVDPSIFLQALNYAGGIGVALLLGALPIMMVWNGRYKQKLSLKQQQLPGGKALLCFMMLFIAIELVITLQGI; encoded by the coding sequence ATGCAAGTCATCAAATCCTTCGGACATCTCTTTGGCGGAACCCTTCTAGTTACTGGAACCAGTTTGGGAGTTGGAATGCTCGCCCTTCCAGTTGCCACTGCAGCAGGGGGCTTTCTTCCCTCGCTTTTTATCTACCTCATCTGCTGGCTCTTCATGCTTGGAACCGGCCTTCTCATCCTTGAAGCGTGTATCTGGATGCCAAAAGATGCCAATCTCATCACCCTCTCTCACCATCTTTTAGGACGCGGCGGTAAAGTCGCCTGCTGGATTCTCTACCTCTTTCTCTTCTTCTGCCTAATGGTCGCTCACCTTGCGGGTGGAGGAAGCGTTCTTACTCAACTCTCTGCCAACTCCATCACCTCTTGGAAGAGCATCATCCTCTATCTCATCCTCTTTTCTCCTGTGGTCTATTTAGGCACTCGGTGGGTCGATCGATTAAACCTTCTACTTATGGCAGGCGCCATTCTCACCTTCTTAATCTTTGTGGGAACCTCTCTTTCTCATGTGGAAATGGAGAAGTTAATGCCGATGAATTGGGGCAAAGCCTGGGGCGCGCTTCCCATTGTTTTCACAGCGTTTGGCTATCAGAGTCTTATTCCTACTCTTGTTACATACATGGATCGCGATATCAAGAAAGTGCGATGGGCGATTATCGTAGGCTCTTCTCTCCCCTTCTTGATCTACGTTATCTGGGAGATGTTAATCCTGGGAATCATCCCTCTTGAAGGCCCTGGAGGCTTGAAAGAAGCACTAGCACTCGGACAGAATGCCGTCCATCCCCTTGGCGCATTTGTTAAAAATCCCACACTGATCACCATCGGACAGGCCTTCGCCTTTTTCGTCCTTACTACCTCCTACATGGGCATTGCCATTGCATTTGTAGACTTTCTTGCAGATGGATTAAAAGTGCCCAACAAGGGATGGAATAAGGTTGGAATCTGTGCAATTATCTTTATCTTGCCAACCTTGATCGCTCTCGTAGACCCCTCGATCTTTCTTCAGGCGCTAAACTACGCAGGCGGCATTGGAGTGGCGCTTCTCCTTGGAGCTCTGCCTATCATGATGGTCTGGAATGGAAGATATAAACAGAAACTCTCTCTGAAACAGCAGCAGCTACCAGGCGGAAAAGCCCTGCTCTGCTTCATGATGCTCTTCATCGCGATCGAACTTGTAATCACCCTGCAAGGCATCTAA
- a CDS encoding multidrug efflux SMR transporter, with product MAWMFLLLAGFFEICFTIALKYSQGFSKLVPSMITVIFIVLSFFSVSQAMKTIPIGTAYAVWAGIGAAGTVICGIVFFGDSYHIVRLISIFLIIVGIIGLKLAHIE from the coding sequence ATCGCTTGGATGTTTCTTCTTCTCGCTGGCTTTTTTGAAATCTGCTTTACCATCGCGCTAAAATATAGCCAGGGATTTAGCAAACTCGTTCCAAGCATGATTACCGTCATCTTCATCGTGCTCAGCTTCTTTTCCGTCTCTCAAGCAATGAAGACAATTCCCATCGGTACAGCCTACGCTGTGTGGGCGGGAATTGGCGCTGCTGGGACTGTCATTTGCGGAATCGTCTTTTTTGGAGACTCCTATCACATTGTGCGTCTAATCTCGATCTTCCTAATCATCGTTGGGATCATTGGACTTAAACTCGCACATATTGAATAG
- a CDS encoding histidine phosphatase family protein produces METNGKRIYLIRHGETEWTQTGQHTGSTADIPLNENGKREAAALKRHLQPIVFSNIYVSPLKRALETCKLAGFENRAEIDSDLVEWNYGDYEGLTTDEIHQTKPDWELFKDGAPHGETFAQIGARADRFLKKIDECSGDVALFSHGHFLRVLAARFLNLSACEGRSFSLAPASISILGYERKEPVILLWNVSVFLTL; encoded by the coding sequence GTGGAAACTAACGGAAAGAGGATCTATCTCATAAGGCACGGGGAGACTGAATGGACGCAGACGGGACAACACACCGGATCTACTGCGGATATCCCCTTGAATGAGAATGGAAAACGGGAAGCTGCAGCATTAAAAAGACACTTGCAGCCCATCGTCTTTTCCAACATCTACGTAAGCCCGCTTAAGAGGGCTCTAGAAACATGCAAGCTTGCCGGCTTTGAAAACAGGGCAGAGATCGATTCAGATCTCGTCGAGTGGAACTATGGAGACTATGAAGGGCTCACTACAGATGAGATTCATCAGACGAAGCCCGACTGGGAGCTCTTTAAAGATGGAGCTCCGCACGGCGAGACCTTTGCACAAATTGGTGCACGGGCAGATCGATTTCTGAAAAAGATAGATGAGTGTTCAGGCGATGTTGCACTCTTTTCGCATGGCCACTTTTTACGTGTGCTTGCAGCGCGATTTCTTAACCTTTCTGCATGCGAGGGAAGATCTTTTTCTCTTGCACCAGCATCGATTTCAATTTTAGGCTATGAAAGAAAAGAGCCTGTCATTCTATTATGGAACGTAAGCGTATTTTTAACGCTTTAG
- a CDS encoding SET domain-containing protein, with protein MSISKFTVWQKEASSATYLSLSELELLLNFHYLSHLAFAKGENLLEKGIQKHARKEVLDAHIANGVRYKNEIKSGYLPSASVRWCSDQVGWGLFAEEGLEEGAFVGEYTGLVRKNDDHTSINNYLFRYPVPDPIGRDYTIDATSGNLIRFVNHSSAPNTKPIYAFIDGTYHVILVAIHPIPKGVQLTYDYGTSYWYVRSPPAHL; from the coding sequence ATGAGTATCTCTAAATTTACTGTCTGGCAAAAGGAGGCCTCCTCTGCAACTTACCTTTCCCTTAGTGAACTCGAGTTGCTTTTAAACTTCCACTACCTTTCTCATCTGGCTTTTGCTAAAGGGGAGAATCTATTGGAAAAGGGCATTCAGAAACACGCGCGCAAAGAGGTGCTGGATGCTCATATCGCAAATGGAGTGCGTTACAAAAACGAGATCAAGAGCGGCTATCTTCCTAGCGCCTCTGTACGCTGGTGTTCAGACCAGGTTGGCTGGGGGCTCTTTGCCGAAGAGGGTTTAGAAGAAGGGGCTTTTGTCGGCGAATATACTGGCCTTGTGAGAAAAAACGATGATCACACCTCGATCAATAACTACCTTTTTCGCTACCCGGTTCCAGACCCGATTGGAAGGGATTATACAATTGATGCAACCTCTGGTAATCTGATCCGCTTTGTCAACCACAGCTCTGCACCTAATACCAAACCCATTTACGCCTTCATCGATGGCACTTATCATGTGATCTTAGTGGCGATTCACCCGATCCCCAAAGGAGTTCAGTTAACCTATGACTATGGCACTAGCTACTGGTATGTTCGCTCTCCCCCTGCTCATCTGTAA